Proteins encoded in a region of the Roseateles sp. SL47 genome:
- the clpA gene encoding ATP-dependent Clp protease ATP-binding subunit ClpA, translating to MIAQELEVSLHMAFVEARQQRHEFITVEHLLMALLDNPSAAEVLRACAANIEDLRKSLAQFIKENTPTVGGTDEVDTQPTLGFQRVIQRAIMHVQSTGNGKKEVTGANVLVAIFGEKDSHAVYYLHQQGVTRLDVVNYIAHGIKKSEPPEPPKGPEGSGSESEREEGDAQSGGGKGSPLEQFTQNLNQQARDGKIDPLIGRELEVERVVQVLCRRRKNNPLLVGEAGVGKTAIAEGLAWRITEGQVPDVLAEAVVYSLDMGALLAGTKYRGDFEQRLKAVIKQLKDQPGAILFIDEIHTLIGAGAASGGTLDASNLLKPALSSGQLKCIGATTFSEYRGIFEKDAALSRRFQKIDVVEPSVEQTVEILKGLKSRFEEHHSVKYALGALQAAAELSAKYINDRHLPDKAIDVIDEAGAAQRVLPKSKQKKTITRAEVEDIVAKIARIPPASVSSDDRGKLKSLDRDLKSVVFGQDPSIDALAAAIKMARSGLGKPDKPIGSFLFTGPTGVGKTEVAKQLAYILGIELIRFDMSEYMERHAVSRLIGAPPGYVGFDQGGLLTEAVTKKPHAVLLLDEIEKAHPDVFNVLLQVMDHGTLTDNNGRKADFRNVIIIMTTNAGAEALQKATIGFTTKREQGDEMGDIKRLFTPEFRNRLDAIVHFRSLDEDIILRVVDKFLLQLESQLQEKKVEVTFSDALRKHLASKGFDPQMGARPMQRLIQDTIRRALADELLFGKLVDGGRLSVDVDDKGEVQLDITPLKKDNKPKAEPATAD from the coding sequence GGCACCGATGAGGTGGATACCCAGCCCACGCTGGGTTTCCAGCGCGTGATCCAACGCGCCATCATGCATGTGCAATCCACCGGCAACGGCAAGAAGGAAGTCACCGGCGCCAATGTCCTGGTGGCCATCTTCGGTGAGAAGGACTCCCACGCGGTCTACTACCTGCACCAGCAAGGGGTCACTCGCCTGGATGTCGTCAACTACATCGCCCATGGCATCAAGAAGAGCGAGCCGCCCGAGCCCCCCAAGGGCCCGGAAGGGTCCGGCAGCGAATCCGAGCGCGAAGAGGGCGACGCCCAGAGCGGCGGGGGCAAGGGTTCGCCCCTGGAGCAGTTCACCCAGAACCTCAACCAGCAGGCCCGCGACGGCAAGATCGACCCGCTGATCGGTCGTGAGCTGGAAGTGGAACGTGTGGTGCAGGTGCTGTGCCGCCGCCGCAAGAACAACCCGCTGCTGGTGGGTGAAGCCGGCGTGGGCAAGACCGCCATCGCCGAAGGCCTGGCCTGGCGCATCACCGAAGGCCAGGTGCCGGACGTGCTGGCCGAAGCCGTGGTCTATTCGCTGGACATGGGCGCCCTGCTGGCGGGCACCAAGTACCGGGGTGACTTCGAGCAACGCCTCAAGGCAGTGATCAAACAGCTCAAGGACCAGCCGGGCGCCATTCTGTTCATCGACGAGATCCACACCCTGATCGGTGCCGGTGCGGCTTCCGGCGGCACCCTGGACGCCAGCAACCTGCTGAAGCCGGCGCTGTCGTCCGGCCAGCTCAAGTGCATCGGCGCCACCACCTTCAGCGAATATCGCGGCATCTTCGAAAAGGACGCGGCCCTGTCGCGTCGTTTCCAGAAGATCGACGTGGTGGAGCCGTCGGTGGAGCAGACGGTGGAGATCCTCAAGGGTCTGAAGTCCCGCTTTGAAGAGCACCACAGCGTGAAGTACGCGCTGGGCGCCCTGCAGGCGGCGGCGGAACTGTCGGCGAAGTACATCAACGACCGTCATCTGCCGGACAAGGCCATCGACGTCATTGACGAGGCCGGTGCCGCCCAGCGTGTGCTGCCCAAGAGCAAGCAGAAGAAGACGATCACCCGCGCTGAAGTGGAAGACATCGTGGCCAAGATTGCCCGTATTCCGCCGGCCTCGGTGTCGTCGGATGACCGTGGCAAGCTCAAGAGCCTGGACCGCGATCTCAAGAGCGTGGTGTTCGGTCAGGACCCATCCATCGACGCCCTGGCGGCCGCCATCAAGATGGCCCGCTCGGGCCTGGGCAAGCCGGACAAGCCGATCGGCTCCTTCCTCTTCACCGGCCCGACCGGTGTGGGCAAGACCGAGGTGGCCAAGCAGCTGGCCTATATCCTGGGCATCGAGCTGATCCGTTTTGACATGTCCGAGTACATGGAACGCCATGCGGTGAGCCGTCTGATCGGCGCGCCTCCGGGCTACGTGGGCTTTGACCAGGGCGGTCTGCTGACCGAGGCGGTCACCAAGAAGCCGCATGCGGTGCTGCTGCTCGACGAAATCGAGAAGGCGCATCCGGATGTCTTCAACGTGCTGCTGCAGGTGATGGACCACGGCACGCTGACCGACAACAACGGCCGCAAGGCCGACTTCCGCAACGTGATCATCATCATGACCACCAATGCGGGAGCGGAAGCGCTGCAGAAGGCCACCATCGGCTTCACGACCAAGCGCGAGCAGGGCGACGAAATGGGCGACATCAAGCGCCTGTTCACGCCGGAGTTCCGCAACCGCCTGGATGCCATCGTGCACTTCCGCTCCCTGGACGAAGACATCATCCTGCGGGTGGTGGACAAGTTTCTGCTGCAACTGGAAAGCCAGCTGCAGGAGAAGAAGGTGGAAGTCACCTTCAGCGATGCGCTGCGCAAACATCTGGCGTCCAAGGGCTTCGATCCGCAGATGGGCGCGCGGCCGATGCAGCGCCTCATCCAGGACACGATCCGTCGTGCACTGGCCGACGAGCTGCTGTTTGGCAAGCTGGTCGACGGTGGACGCCTGAGCGTGGACGTGGACGACAAGGGCGAGGTCCAACTGGACATCACCCCGCTGAAGAAGGACAACAAGCCGAAGGCGGAACCGGCCACGGCCGATTGA